TACTCAACCTCGTAGATCGGCACCGGCTCGAGCTTGCCTTTCAGCTGTACCGGGTCGCTCTTGCGCAGCGGCCAGGGCGCCGGCCAGTGCGCCGGCAATGCCTCGATCAGCTGTGCGGCGACGATGATCTGGCCGGCCTGGGCAATCCCGTTCAGCCGGCTGGCGGTGTTGACCACATCGCCGATCAGGGTGTAGTCCATGCGCTGCGCCGAGCCAATGTTGCCAACGACCGCGCGGCCGTAGGCGATGCCGATGCCCATGCCGATCTCGCGCTGTAAGTCGGTATGCCAGCGTTCGCTCAGCTCGGCGAAGGCGCGCTGCAGATCGACCGCCGCCAGCAGCACGCGCTGCAGGTCGTCGGCTCGCGCGATCGGGCTGCCGAACACGCCGATCAGCCCGTCGCCCAGGAATTTGTCGATCGTGCCGCCGTGGCGGTAGAGCACATCGGTCATGGCCGTGAAGAAGCGATTAAGCACCTGCCCAACCAGCACGCGCGGCGGCAGGCCCTCAGTCAGCGCGGTGTAGCCGCGAATATCGGCCACAATCACGGCCACGTCGCGCTCGATCGGCTCGCCGATGTCGCCGCCGCCGGCCAGCACCTCTTCGACCACCTGCGGCGACACGTAGCGCCGAAAGACGCTGCGCAGGCGTTCCTGCTCGTGCCGCTCGAGTTCTTTGAGCGCGCTAATATCTTGCAGCACGGTCACGCGCCCGATCAGCTCGTTGTCGGCACCGCGCACCGGCGCGACGCTCACGTTAAAGGTTTCGCCCTCGGACAGCACCACCTCGTTGAGTGGCGACGAGGTGTGGCCATTGCGCTGGCCGCTCAGCGCCTTCAGCAGATCGGCATGCGTGATCAGCGTGCTGATTGGCTGTTGTTCGGCATGCACGCCCAGGCCAAGCCGCTCGTGCGCCGCGCGGTTGGCCAGCAGCAGGCGGTCGTCGGTGCCGATCAGCAAGATCGGGTCGGCTGCGCCGCCGAGCACTGCGTCGAGCGTGCTGCGCTCTTCGGCCACCTCGCGATACAGCCGCGCGTTCTCGAGCACCTGCGACACCAGGCTGGCGACGGTTTCGAGCAGGGTCATTTCGATCTGGCTGAACTGGCGCACCCGGCCGGTCAGGTCGAGCACAATTGTGCCGATGCGCCGGCCGCCGGTGCTCAGCGGCGTCAGCGCCAGCGCGCCGATCTGATTACGCAGCAGGCTTTCGCGCATGCCCTCCAGCTCGGCGTCGGTCTCGATCGCGCTGAACAGCTGGGTCGTACGTACATCGATGGTTGCCAGCTCGTGCAGCGGCAGCGGAAAGCGCACCTGCGACCCCGGCGTGGCCGGCTGGGCGCTGTGCATCGCCAGGCGCAGGCCGTTGCGCCGCTCGTCGCCCAGGATGACAATGCCACAATGCTCGACGCCAAAGATCGCCGCGATTGCCGCTGCGGCTGTGCGCAGATTGGCATTGGCGTCGAGCTGGGCCGTCAGCGCCACCGACATCGAGTTGACCTGGCCGACCTGCCGCACGCGCCGCTGCTCGGAGTCGAATAGCTGTGCATTTTCGAAGGCTACACCCAGCTGGCCCGAGAGCGTGTCGAGCAGGCGGATGTCGTTAGGCCCGAACGCACCCACGCTACTGCTCTCGACGCGCAGCACGCCGAATACCTCGCGCGCGGTGAGGATCGGCACCGCCAGCACCGAGCGCGTATCGTCGGTGAAGCTGCTGGGCACGAAGCGCGGGTCGTCGCGCACATCGGCCACGCACAGTGGCTCTTGGCGCATGGCCGCGTGGCCGGCCAGCCCCGCGCCGATCGGCGTGCGCCGGCCCATGTGCGCGGCTTCGTCGGCGGCACCGGCCATCGCGCGCACCACCAGATCGCCGCCGTCGCGCAGCAGGATCGACACGCTTGGGTAGCCGAACGTCAGGTGAACCAGGTAAGCCACCAGCCGTACCAGCTGCTCGGGCCGCATCAGCTCGGTCAGCAGCCGGCTGACCTGGTTGATGCGCTGGAGCTCCTCGTTGCGGCGTTCGAGCAGGTCGTTCTGAGTGCGCGTCAGCCGAAACAGCTCGGCGTTCTCGAGCGCAATTGCGCTCTGCGCCGCCACCGAGTCGAGCAGGCTGAGATGCTCGGTAGTGAAGTAGCCCGGCGTGTGATGCACCAGCGTGATCACGCCGAGTATGCGATCTTCGCGCCTGATCGGCACAGTCGCAACGCTGCGCACCATCTGCTGGTGCGGCGTGGTCGCCACCCAGCGCGGGTCGTCGCGCGTGTCGTGGATGATCGCCGGCTGGCGCTCGCGCAGCACCCACCCGGCGATCCCGTCGCGCAGGATGTCGTCGGGCACAACCTTCGGGCGATTGCGGATGCTCGAGAATAGGCGCGGCATGTTGTCGGTGGTCAGAATGATACTGGCGCGCACCGCGCCAACTGCGTCGGCAAGCTTGTCGAGGAAGTGCGTCAGCAGCTCTTCGAGGTCGAGCGTGGTGCCTAGCTCGCGGGTCAGGTGCAGCAGCAGCTCAGTCTTGCGCTGCTCCGATCGCAGCGAGCGCTGGCTGCGTTGTAGCCGCAGCATTGCGCGTACGCGCGCCAGTAGCTCGGCGAACTCGACCGGCTTGACCAGGAAGTCGTCGGCGCCGGCGTCGAGTGCGGTCACCTTCGATTTCGGGTCGTTGCGCGCGGTCACCAGGATCACCGGCACGAACGGCTTGTCGGGCTGAGCCTTGATCTGCTCAGTCACCTGCTGGCCGTTGATGCCGGGCAGCATCAGATCCATCAGCACCAGGTCGGGTGTGACGAGATCCATATAGGCCAGGGCTTCTTCGCCACTCGATGCGTTCGAGACGCGGTAGCCGGTCTCCTGGAGCAGGAGCTGCAGCATGCGCCGGATACTGGGATCATCGTCGACGACCAGGATATGCGCCTGTTCGTTCATGCGTGCGCTCCGGGGCAAAGGTTAAAAAAAGGCGAAACGCCCTGGTGTTATTGTAGCCTTTCGAGCGCGATTTTGCAACAAAAAGCGCGCTGTTACAGCATTGTAATCTACTACCGGCGTTACAGAAGTGTGGCTGGCCGGCCCATGCTCGCGGCCGGCTGCATGCGCGCCTGGCTCGGCTGGCTCTGCGCAAGCTGTGTGCTCGGCACTAGCCGCCGGGGCTATCGGCGATGCCCACCACCTGAAACCAGGGCGGCTCCGCGTCGGGGTTGTGTTCGATCCGCATGCCGGCCTTGCGCATCACCGCGATCGAGGCAGCATTCGCGTATGTCGTCGTTGCGATCACCCGCTGGAGCTTGAGCTGCGTAAAGGCATAGTCGATCAGCGCGCGCGCGGCCTCGCCGGCATAGCCCTGGCGCTGGTGCGCCGGCGTGATCGCCCAGTACAGCCCAAACGCGGGCACGAACCGCCGCGCCCGATCGGGCGGCACGGCCGAGCTGAAGCCAGGCAGCCGATCGAACGGGCCGAGCGCCGGCACATAGCCGGCCGCGCCGATCAGCTCGCCACTGCGCTTGAGCACCACCGCGCGGTCGCCATAGGGTGGCTGGTACATCCAGGCCAGCTGCTCGTAGTTCAGCACACTCCACTCCAGCCAGGCCCGCCGCTGCTCGCGCGTCTGCGCACCGGCGGTGCCGGTGTCGGCCTGGCCCAGCTCGATGTCCAGGATGCGATACGCGGCCTCCAGGTCGCCAAGCACGAATGGGCGAATCAACAGGCGCTCGGTGGTGAGTATGGGCATGTGCATAGGTGTTCCTTGCTACGATGTAGAGGCATATGCACTCCTGCTTCTGTACCAGTCGCTGGCCAAGCGTAGCATGGGCGCGCCTGTGCGCACATAGGCAGGCCCCCGGCGGCCCGCCGCAGCTTGCGGTATAATACGGGTAGGGTGTATGCCGCCACGTTGGGCTGGCAAATATTGCATCAGCATAACGCATAACCGAATTATGATCAATTGGCTTCGACAACTCGCCGCGCGAATCGCGCGGTCGCGCATGCTGCTGGCGGCCGCGCTGCTGGTGGTTGGGCTTGTGCTCACCGGCTACTTCGGCGTACGTGCAGTACGCTCATTTCGCCAGGTGCAATATATCCGCCAGCAGGGCCTCGATCGCGGGAGTGCCAGCGTCGACGCGGTACGGGCCTGGATGACGCTGCGCTTCGTGAGCGTGGCCTACGCCGTTCCAGAAGAATACCTGTACAGCCGGCTGTCTATCCCGTTCGATCGGCGTAATGCTAACCGCCCGCTCAGCGAGCTGAACACCGACAATCAGCTTGGCCCGTCGCCGAATGGTGGCTACCCGCTGATCCTCGATCGGGTTAAGCAGGCGATCAGCGATTACCGCGCCAACCCGGTCGCTACCGGCCTGCGCGATGTGCGCCCGTGGATGA
The sequence above is drawn from the Candidatus Kouleothrix ribensis genome and encodes:
- a CDS encoding GAF domain-containing protein yields the protein MNEQAHILVVDDDPSIRRMLQLLLQETGYRVSNASSGEEALAYMDLVTPDLVLMDLMLPGINGQQVTEQIKAQPDKPFVPVILVTARNDPKSKVTALDAGADDFLVKPVEFAELLARVRAMLRLQRSQRSLRSEQRKTELLLHLTRELGTTLDLEELLTHFLDKLADAVGAVRASIILTTDNMPRLFSSIRNRPKVVPDDILRDGIAGWVLRERQPAIIHDTRDDPRWVATTPHQQMVRSVATVPIRREDRILGVITLVHHTPGYFTTEHLSLLDSVAAQSAIALENAELFRLTRTQNDLLERRNEELQRINQVSRLLTELMRPEQLVRLVAYLVHLTFGYPSVSILLRDGGDLVVRAMAGAADEAAHMGRRTPIGAGLAGHAAMRQEPLCVADVRDDPRFVPSSFTDDTRSVLAVPILTAREVFGVLRVESSSVGAFGPNDIRLLDTLSGQLGVAFENAQLFDSEQRRVRQVGQVNSMSVALTAQLDANANLRTAAAAIAAIFGVEHCGIVILGDERRNGLRLAMHSAQPATPGSQVRFPLPLHELATIDVRTTQLFSAIETDAELEGMRESLLRNQIGALALTPLSTGGRRIGTIVLDLTGRVRQFSQIEMTLLETVASLVSQVLENARLYREVAEERSTLDAVLGGAADPILLIGTDDRLLLANRAAHERLGLGVHAEQQPISTLITHADLLKALSGQRNGHTSSPLNEVVLSEGETFNVSVAPVRGADNELIGRVTVLQDISALKELERHEQERLRSVFRRYVSPQVVEEVLAGGGDIGEPIERDVAVIVADIRGYTALTEGLPPRVLVGQVLNRFFTAMTDVLYRHGGTIDKFLGDGLIGVFGSPIARADDLQRVLLAAVDLQRAFAELSERWHTDLQREIGMGIGIAYGRAVVGNIGSAQRMDYTLIGDVVNTASRLNGIAQAGQIIVAAQLIEALPAHWPAPWPLRKSDPVQLKGKLEPVPIYEVEYEFKETAH
- a CDS encoding GNAT family N-acetyltransferase, whose translation is MHMPILTTERLLIRPFVLGDLEAAYRILDIELGQADTGTAGAQTREQRRAWLEWSVLNYEQLAWMYQPPYGDRAVVLKRSGELIGAAGYVPALGPFDRLPGFSSAVPPDRARRFVPAFGLYWAITPAHQRQGYAGEAARALIDYAFTQLKLQRVIATTTYANAASIAVMRKAGMRIEHNPDAEPPWFQVVGIADSPGG